The Salvelinus namaycush isolate Seneca chromosome 16, SaNama_1.0, whole genome shotgun sequence genome has a segment encoding these proteins:
- the b4galt3 gene encoding beta-1,4-galactosyltransferase 3: MACCGRSLDSPCTLALLVGFQFAFVVYFSLGGFRGLVSVLVHSEQPEFDYSRPHDVYTNLSHLGAPPAPHIGTGPPGTGAQLKDCKVPSPLLVGPVSVRLSSPLSLEEIRERNPLVLPGGRYSPPDCQPHHHTAIVVPYRNRQTHLRALLYHLHPFLQRQQIHYSIYIVQQWGNSTFNRAKLLNVGVREALRDEDWGCIFLHDVDLLPENDHNTYTCHNQFPTHLSVAMDKFRYRLPYPQYFGGVSAVTPEQYMKMNGFPNTYWGWGGEDDDIAARVRLSGMKIVRPPVAIGHYKMIKHKGDRGNEQNPRRFDLLKRTRLNWHSDGLNSLTYELLSKELQPLYTNLTVDIGDDPRLPQRKATPPMPKREVKGDELPPLVPWSKHGSKRRGDTPLAAKHDVKGEGQAVKVGVVTAVTTAKPDKVDHAQSKTVHQTVDERAGVVK, translated from the exons ATGGCGTGTTGTGGTCGCTCTCTTGACTCCCCCTGTACCCTGGCCCTATTGGTGGGCTTCCAGTTTGCCTTTGTGGTCTACTTCTCCCTGGGGGGCTTCAGGGGGCTGGTGTCCGTACTGGTCCACTCTGAGCAGCCTGAGTTTGACTACTCCCGCCCCCACGACGTGTACACCAACCTCAGCCACCTGGGGGCGCCACCAGCCCCCCACATAGGCACCGGACCACCAGGGACAGGGGCTCAGCTGAAGGACTGCAAGGTGCCCTCACCACTACTGG TCGGTCCTGTGTCTGTGCGTCTGTCCTCGCCTCTCTCTCTGGAGGAGATCAGGGAGAGGAACCCGTTGGTGTTACCGGGAGGCCGGTACAGCCCCCCAGACTGCCAGCCGCATCACCACACGGCCATCGTGGTGCCGTACCGTAACCGCCAGACTCACCTCCGAGCCCTACTCTACCACCTCCACCCCTTCCTACAGAGACAACAGATtcactacagtatctacataGTCCAgcag TGGGGTAACTCTACATTTAACCGGGCTAAGCTGTTGAATGTTGGGGTCCGCGAGGCGCTGAGAGACGAGGACTGGGGGTGTATCTTCCTACACGATGTAGATCTGCTGCCTGAAAATGACCATAACACCTACACCTGTCACAATCAGTTCCCCACACACCTCTCCGTTGCCATGGACAAGTTCAGATacag GTTGCCGTACCCCCAGTATTTCGGAGGGGTATCTGCGGTCACACCTGAGCAGTACATGAAGATGAACGGATTCCCCAACACCTATTGGGGCTGGGGTGGGGAGGACGATGACATCGCTGCCAG AGTGCGTCTGTCTGGGATGAAGATAGTGCGCCCTCCAGTGGCCATCGGACATTACAAGATGATCAAGCATAAAGGAGACAGGGGCAACGAGCAGAATccacgcag GTTTGACCTTCTGAAACGGACCAGGCTCAACTGGCATTCTGATGGTCTGAACTCTCTGACCTACGAGCTGTTATCCAAAGAGCTGCAGCCTCTCTACACCAACCTGACGGTCGACATCGGGGATGACCCTCGTCTGCCCCAGAGGAAAGCCACGCCTCCTATGCCCAAACGTGAGGTGAAGGGGGATGAATTACCTCCCCTTGTGCCATGGAGCAAACATGGATCAAAGAGGAGGGGAGACACACCCCTTGCAGCCAAACATGACGTAAAGGGGGAGGGGCAAGCCGTTAAAGTGGGTGTGGTTACAGCTGTGACTACAGCTAAACCTGACAAGGTAGACCACGCCCAGTCAAAGACAGTGCATCAGACTGTAGATGAGAGGGCGGGTGTGGTAAAGTAG